A stretch of Pseudoprevotella muciniphila DNA encodes these proteins:
- a CDS encoding DegT/DnrJ/EryC1/StrS family aminotransferase, whose product MQITVTSPLLPDLDEFHKLLQQIWDSKWITNNGSFHKQLEAALAEYLKVPYVSLFTNGTLPLITALQALRINGEVITTPYSFVATTHSIWWNGCRPVFVDIEEETCGIDPDKIEAAITPKTTAIMPVHCYGKPVKMKQIQEIADKYGLKVIYDAAHAFGVEVDGESVLKAGDMSTLSFHATKVYNTLEGGALVMQDEQTKKRTDYLKNFGFAGETEVVAPGINSKVDEVRCAYGLLNLKQIDDAIAKRQQVAQAYRVALRNVPGVRFFEDMPGVRHNYSYFPIFINEKEYGMSRDELYFKLRENDIWGRRYFYPLISTFSTYRGLPSASPANLPVATRIANEVICLPMHHGLTDTEINHILDLMVK is encoded by the coding sequence ATGCAAATTACAGTAACATCTCCATTACTGCCAGATTTGGACGAGTTCCACAAACTACTTCAGCAAATTTGGGATAGCAAATGGATTACCAATAATGGTAGTTTTCATAAGCAATTGGAAGCCGCTTTAGCAGAATATTTGAAAGTGCCATACGTTAGTCTTTTTACCAATGGTACGTTGCCACTGATTACAGCTCTGCAAGCGCTTCGCATCAATGGCGAGGTAATCACTACACCATATAGTTTTGTTGCCACCACTCATAGCATTTGGTGGAATGGTTGCCGTCCTGTGTTTGTTGACATAGAAGAGGAAACTTGCGGTATAGACCCTGATAAGATTGAGGCAGCCATCACTCCAAAGACCACAGCCATCATGCCTGTGCATTGCTATGGCAAACCTGTGAAGATGAAGCAGATTCAGGAAATTGCCGACAAGTACGGTTTGAAGGTGATTTATGACGCTGCTCATGCTTTTGGTGTAGAAGTAGATGGCGAGAGCGTGCTGAAAGCTGGTGATATGAGCACATTGAGTTTTCATGCTACGAAAGTTTATAACACTCTTGAAGGAGGTGCCTTAGTAATGCAAGATGAGCAAACCAAGAAACGCACAGATTATCTCAAGAATTTCGGTTTTGCAGGAGAAACAGAAGTTGTTGCTCCTGGCATTAACAGCAAGGTGGATGAGGTGCGTTGCGCCTACGGCCTTCTGAACTTAAAACAGATAGATGACGCCATCGCAAAGCGTCAGCAGGTAGCACAGGCATACCGCGTGGCATTAAGAAACGTTCCTGGTGTGCGTTTCTTTGAGGATATGCCTGGTGTTCGCCATAATTATAGTTATTTCCCTATCTTCATCAACGAAAAAGAATATGGGATGAGCCGCGATGAACTATATTTTAAACTGCGTGAAAATGACATTTGGGGAAGGCGTTACTTCTATCCGCTTATCAGCACTTTCAGTACATATCGTGGTTTGCCAAGTGCCTCTCCTGCAAATTTACCTGTGGCAACAAGAATAGCTAACGAGGTGATTTGCTTGCCTATGCACCATGGACTTACTGACACAGAGATAAATCATATACTAGATTTAATGGTAAAATAA
- a CDS encoding glycosyltransferase, producing MDNEILVSIHCLTYNHAPYIRECLDGFVMQKTNFRYEIVIHDDASTDGTADIIREYEKKYPDLFNAIYETENQYSKYNGDFYQIQNILQKAIKGKYVAYCEGDDYWIDPYKLQKQVDILESDPECSLVYTSYRRYIQDEDRFMDDVIVEKEGYLYEKMFSHYEEDKINVLTLTVCIRKDILEKLPPIPQDAFSGDIYLWMTASIMGTFRIVKDITSVYRILRESGCHFTEKSQIYKMFKDTGKLKIAMLEFHPINNIVIINSVKFRYLNHLIHYSLLTNNYEAYKDFYNEKKYFGKFKHRIKLFFYYFFREKHLFKCISWLYRVYNH from the coding sequence ATGGATAATGAGATACTGGTTTCTATACACTGTTTAACATACAATCATGCACCTTATATTCGTGAGTGTCTTGATGGTTTCGTTATGCAGAAAACGAACTTTCGATATGAGATTGTTATCCATGACGATGCTTCAACAGATGGTACTGCTGACATTATTCGCGAATACGAAAAGAAGTACCCAGACCTTTTTAATGCCATCTACGAAACAGAGAACCAATACTCAAAGTACAATGGAGACTTTTATCAAATCCAAAATATTTTACAAAAAGCAATTAAAGGTAAATATGTAGCCTATTGTGAGGGCGATGACTATTGGATTGACCCATATAAGCTTCAGAAGCAGGTGGATATTCTCGAAAGCGACCCTGAGTGTAGTTTGGTTTATACTTCTTATAGAAGATATATTCAAGATGAAGATAGATTCATGGATGACGTTATTGTTGAGAAAGAGGGATACTTATATGAAAAAATGTTTTCACATTACGAAGAAGACAAAATTAATGTATTAACACTTACTGTATGTATAAGAAAGGATATTCTTGAAAAGCTTCCCCCCATTCCCCAAGATGCTTTCAGTGGCGACATTTATTTATGGATGACAGCTAGTATAATGGGAACGTTTAGAATAGTGAAGGATATCACAAGTGTATATAGGATATTACGCGAGTCTGGTTGTCATTTTACAGAAAAAAGTCAAATTTACAAGATGTTTAAAGATACAGGGAAGTTAAAAATTGCAATGTTAGAGTTCCACCCCATCAATAATATAGTAATAATTAATAGTGTAAAATTTAGGTATTTGAATCATTTAATTCATTATTCACTTCTTACAAATAATTATGAAGCGTATAAAGACTTTTACAATGAAAAAAAATATTTTGGTAAATTTAAGCACCGCATAAAACTTTTTTTCTACTACTTCTTTAGAGAAAAACATCTGTTCAAGTGTATTTCTTGGTTATATAGAGTATATAACCACTGA
- a CDS encoding ATP-grasp domain-containing protein, producing MGQKKLMLLGGLRYLKPVIDAAHNQGYYVITADYIPNNIAHKWSDEYCNVSIIDKEAVLREAQRLKIDGIMSFACDPGVIAASYVQNKMHLPSFGSFESVEILQNKDKFREFLAKNGFNVPQAKGFDSVEDAMQDVNWCPWPVIVKPTDAAGSKGVSRVDTKEDLRPALEYAMEHSISGHIIIEEFIEKQGCSSDTDSMSVDGKLVFTSFCAQRFDAQATNPYTPAAYSWPSTFTKEQEEYLTSEIQRLITLLNLKTVVYNIETRVAPNGKPYIMELTPRGGGNRLCEMLRYATGVDMITAITRAIVGDPILETIEQKPYNGHWAEIILHADQSGLFDHIEISKDLPAEIVEEDLWVKKGDRVETFEGANNAIGTLVLKFQTAEELEKAITNQHIWLKVVVK from the coding sequence ATGGGCCAGAAGAAATTAATGCTCCTTGGTGGCTTACGCTACCTGAAACCAGTAATAGATGCAGCACATAATCAGGGTTACTATGTGATAACTGCAGACTATATACCGAACAATATTGCTCATAAGTGGAGCGATGAATATTGTAACGTCAGCATCATAGACAAAGAGGCGGTTTTGCGTGAGGCACAACGTCTGAAGATAGATGGTATTATGTCTTTTGCATGCGATCCTGGTGTGATTGCCGCAAGTTATGTACAAAACAAGATGCATTTGCCTTCATTTGGTTCGTTTGAATCAGTGGAAATTCTTCAAAATAAAGATAAGTTCCGCGAATTTCTTGCAAAAAATGGCTTCAATGTGCCTCAAGCAAAAGGTTTTGATAGCGTTGAGGATGCAATGCAAGATGTTAATTGGTGTCCTTGGCCTGTGATTGTTAAGCCAACTGATGCTGCTGGAAGCAAGGGAGTAAGCCGTGTAGATACGAAAGAAGATTTAAGACCTGCATTAGAGTATGCCATGGAGCATAGCATATCAGGTCATATTATTATTGAGGAGTTTATTGAGAAACAAGGATGTTCATCCGACACAGATAGCATGTCTGTGGACGGCAAGTTAGTGTTCACTAGTTTCTGTGCTCAGCGTTTTGACGCACAAGCCACTAACCCATATACCCCCGCAGCCTATTCATGGCCTTCCACGTTCACAAAGGAACAGGAAGAGTATCTCACTTCTGAGATACAACGATTGATAACACTGCTTAATTTGAAAACTGTAGTATATAATATTGAGACACGTGTAGCACCTAATGGAAAACCATATATTATGGAACTTACACCGCGAGGAGGGGGTAATCGTCTTTGTGAGATGCTTCGCTATGCAACTGGAGTGGATATGATAACAGCCATTACTCGCGCCATAGTAGGAGACCCCATCTTGGAAACCATTGAGCAAAAACCTTACAACGGGCACTGGGCAGAAATTATACTCCATGCAGACCAAAGTGGCCTATTTGACCATATAGAGATTAGCAAGGATTTACCTGCTGAAATTGTTGAGGAAGATTTATGGGTAAAGAAAGGAGATAGGGTTGAAACATTTGAGGGAGCAAATAATGCAATTGGAACACTGGTTCTTAAATTCCAAACAGCAGAAGAACTGGAAAAAGCCATTACCAATCAGCATATCTGGTTGAAAGTAGTAGTAAAATAG
- a CDS encoding glycosyltransferase: protein MNGKAKLSNKMKIVHFCSSDNGGAGKAALRLHKGLLQNGIDSTLLVIHKTTGEKGVVQYKRSLLSKVITHSGIPYRQNKYNRFIKLHSCDYECLSFPEAIYDISDSRLIQEADIINLHWVGSCLNYKSFFRKIKQPIVWTLHDMNPFLGIAHYMGDKEKNTEHFELEEKIRLLKRDAIHQNKNLTIVTLCDWMKRCSILSETFSPYEHYINPNSLDTNIFKFREKKEVRREFGLNTDKPFLMFASQYTTHFRKGSDILAEVASTNNFDCEFIIIGQGEPKGINAKTHYLGSIQDEEKLAKLYAAADAFILPSREDNLPNTMLESLCCGTPVISMPNGGMAENIQDGVNGYISKTIDAKGLGDAITAFIDNKDRFNNKKIAVNAHKKFAPDVQAKKYIELYTSLIY from the coding sequence ATGAATGGAAAAGCCAAATTAAGTAATAAGATGAAAATTGTTCATTTCTGCTCATCAGATAACGGAGGAGCGGGAAAAGCTGCACTACGTCTGCATAAAGGGTTATTGCAAAACGGTATAGACTCAACCCTCTTAGTAATCCATAAAACGACCGGAGAAAAAGGTGTTGTTCAGTACAAGCGCAGTTTGTTGAGCAAAGTAATTACTCATTCGGGCATTCCATATCGTCAGAACAAGTACAATAGATTCATAAAATTGCACAGTTGTGATTATGAATGTCTCTCTTTCCCAGAAGCCATATACGACATATCCGATTCTCGTCTTATCCAAGAAGCAGATATAATTAATCTGCATTGGGTTGGTAGTTGCCTTAATTACAAATCGTTTTTCAGAAAGATTAAACAACCTATTGTTTGGACGCTTCACGACATGAATCCATTTTTGGGGATTGCCCATTATATGGGAGACAAAGAAAAAAACACTGAACATTTTGAATTGGAAGAGAAGATTAGATTGCTAAAACGCGATGCTATACACCAAAACAAGAATTTGACCATCGTAACTCTATGCGACTGGATGAAAAGATGTTCTATACTGTCTGAAACGTTTTCTCCATACGAGCATTATATTAATCCAAACAGTTTGGATACTAACATCTTCAAGTTTCGTGAAAAGAAAGAGGTTCGCCGAGAGTTTGGTCTGAACACAGACAAACCGTTTCTAATGTTTGCATCGCAATACACCACACATTTTAGGAAAGGTTCTGACATCCTTGCTGAAGTAGCTTCAACGAATAATTTTGATTGCGAGTTTATAATAATTGGACAAGGAGAGCCAAAAGGCATCAATGCGAAAACACATTATTTAGGAAGCATCCAAGACGAAGAAAAATTGGCTAAGCTATATGCCGCTGCTGACGCATTTATCCTCCCAAGTCGTGAAGACAATCTCCCAAACACAATGCTTGAATCTCTTTGTTGTGGGACACCTGTAATATCTATGCCAAATGGTGGTATGGCAGAAAACATCCAAGATGGAGTAAATGGATATATATCTAAGACTATTGATGCAAAAGGTTTGGGCGATGCAATTACCGCATTTATTGACAATAAAGACAGATTCAATAATAAAAAAATTGCGGTAAATGCTCATAAGAAATTTGCTCCTGATGTTCAAGCAAAGAAGTATATAGAACTTTACACCAGTTTAATTTATTAA
- a CDS encoding GNAT family N-acetyltransferase: MNIKGKIVMLRAMTRNDMQLICDMFNDTELEDVVVGWAFPLSIEQQNKWFDNSLSSNGLNHRFVIETKEDGSIGIATLTDIDWKNRTAIHGIKLANKQFCRRGIGTDTVMAIMRYAFDELGLHRLESCRFDSNAASKHLYSKCGWKEEGVKRECIYKHGVWRDLTMIGVLESDYKKLIEENHYWNL, encoded by the coding sequence ATGAATATTAAAGGAAAGATTGTTATGCTCCGTGCAATGACACGGAATGACATGCAATTAATTTGCGATATGTTTAATGACACAGAATTGGAAGATGTAGTTGTCGGATGGGCTTTCCCTTTGTCTATTGAGCAGCAAAATAAATGGTTTGATAATAGCCTTTCTTCAAATGGTCTCAATCACCGTTTTGTTATTGAAACAAAAGAGGATGGATCCATTGGAATTGCAACTTTGACTGATATAGATTGGAAAAACCGTACTGCTATACATGGGATAAAATTGGCTAATAAACAGTTTTGTAGAAGAGGTATTGGAACGGATACCGTCATGGCTATTATGCGTTATGCTTTCGATGAGTTAGGACTACATCGGCTTGAGAGTTGTCGGTTTGATTCCAATGCAGCCTCAAAACACCTTTATTCAAAATGTGGATGGAAAGAAGAAGGTGTTAAACGAGAATGCATCTATAAGCATGGTGTTTGGCGTGATTTGACAATGATAGGAGTTTTAGAAAGTGATTATAAGAAACTTATAGAAGAAAACCATTATTGGAATCTGTAA
- a CDS encoding serine acetyltransferase, protein MKLFSLIKSLRLIPHILVFYTRNKKDKSLLIYERDIWLKLNRFEKKGLRGFLFLLNIFPEYRSLFYYRTKASYLRHFAKGQTNLYFHTPSELIGRGLMIWHGYGTVINAQSIGEDCQIWQLCTIGKKNTEPVENRPIVGNNVKICTNSLIIGNIKVDDNCTIAGGAVVLKDIPKNAIVAGNPAVIKKCVL, encoded by the coding sequence ATGAAGTTATTCAGCCTAATAAAGTCTCTAAGACTAATTCCTCATATACTAGTCTTTTATACAAGAAACAAAAAAGATAAATCATTGTTAATTTATGAACGTGATATATGGCTTAAATTAAATAGATTCGAGAAAAAAGGATTAAGAGGATTTTTGTTTTTGCTAAATATCTTTCCCGAATATCGTTCACTATTTTACTATAGAACTAAGGCGAGTTATCTTAGACACTTCGCAAAAGGACAAACTAACCTATATTTTCACACACCATCTGAGTTGATAGGAAGAGGCTTAATGATTTGGCATGGATATGGAACTGTTATAAATGCACAATCTATTGGAGAAGATTGCCAAATATGGCAGCTATGCACTATAGGAAAAAAAAACACGGAACCAGTCGAGAATAGGCCTATTGTAGGCAACAATGTCAAAATATGCACAAACTCACTTATTATAGGTAATATAAAAGTTGATGATAATTGCACAATTGCTGGTGGTGCCGTAGTTTTAAAAGACATCCCTAAGAATGCTATTGTAGCAGGGAATCCTGCAGTTATAAAAAAATGTGTATTATGA